Within Nakaseomyces glabratus chromosome G, complete sequence, the genomic segment ACTAACTTACTACTATTGTTCGTCATCTGTTTTGTTTTCCTGGGTCTGCTAGGTATCGGCAAGCTGGATGGCCAGGACTTGAACACACCATTTGGCTCTTTCAAGACCACACAACTGTATACTGGTTTGGTCTGCATTGCTGTGCCATTGGGTTTTCTAGCTTCTCCATTCTCAACTATGATGTGGCTAATCGGTGCCTCATCTGTCACTGTCTTAGGCCACGCTGCTTTGATGGAGAAGCCAATTGAGACTGTTTTCGACGAAGAAACTGTATAGTACCCACTCTATTTaaactttcaaaaaaaaaaattgtactTTGTAGTAATAGAATGATACTAATGCAAGAAATCTGGATTAGACGTCAATATGATGTTTTAACAACCTTGAGAGCGGGACACCAGTAATGTATATAGAAGCGGGGCAGACGTACAGTACAAATAGTCAACCCCAAAAAGGGAAATCTAATCTATCCTTTCCCGTTAGTCTTAACAATTCCCCGTTAATTGAAAGTAAAGTGTTTCGTACAGCACTGTCTGAGGATTGATAAATGAAGGAAAACCTTATTGACCAAACAGGAAATATACATGGATATTAGATATTTATCATCCCATGTCTCTTTCTGCACCTGTATCTCTGCTGGGACACAGAACCACCGTGAGCTATTTGAGCTATTTTCTCGAGTGCTGCAGAGATCCTTCTATTTTCCTAAAGAGGAAGTTGAAAAGAGGTCAAAAATGGTTAGGGTCTACGAGAGTCTCTGTGCAGAATActgcaaaagaaaaaaatagtggAAGGAGTTCGAGGAACAGTGAGGGGCAGATTCCAAATTACCTGAGAATACCAAGAATACTGGACTGCTGCGACAGTTTCAGTGGTCGATCCTGCATGGAATATATTATCTAATACTCTTTCTCGAGAAATTCTCTGAATGAGGAAAAAAGAGCACTAAAATGGCAAGATGTGCAGCATTCTCTGTGGGAACACTCAGCAGTAcacttgaaagaaaaataaaaaattgtcTCAATGGGTAAATTAGCTGGTAGAAAGCATCGGACTGTTTGTCAGTGCTCACTTGTTCAATAGTGAATTGAAGTATAATTGCCAAAAgtattgcaaaaaaaaataatagcaaaTCTCCGTTGGAAGGATCCTTCACTGCTCTAATACCAGCTAGGCTTTACTGCAGGGTATCTTTCTATATGGTAACTGTGAGAAGGAACAGGGGAGAagcaacaacaaacaaaaatatctcACTTCTTTTACCTGAAGGGGAGACctaattgatatataatacatTGACAAGCCGTTTCTCTCGAAATTGATCGACATTGGGGACAAGGATTAGTTTAAGAGCAACATCAAATCGTCCCCACACATAGAAAATCTGGCTAAATGAGTGAGGACAAGGCCAACCATACCCGAAGCAAGTCTGTCTTGGATGTTATATTCGGCAACTCAGTGACGGATTGGAATGTTTCTGAAGGTACATTACTAAAATCTATAGACTTCAAAATTGAGCAAGAGAAGACGAAACAACAATACTACAAACTTGAAGGACTAAATAAGACCATAGAATTACTGAAGCTGGCCACAAATGCTAATATTCCGTCATCACAAATATCGCGTCTGTTTGGTGACTTGAGCCCAGGTAGTGAAGAATCTTCTAGACAATCTCAAAGCACTAATGAAACCAAAACTATACCTGCGACAGAATTTCTAAGTCCCAATAGAAATGGCACAGTACCGAGTTCACCTACAAACGATGGTGTTTCATTGCGTGCACCAGTGTCATATAGGTTTCCAGCCAATAGTAATGGAGGTCCACCTAGACCTGTGAGAACTCATCATAGAACTAATTCGCCAGCACGTATTGGTGCCCATGCTGTAGCGAACCTGAATGAAGTGATATCTGTGAAGGAGGAGCCAGAGCCAAATAATGTCCTACATCCATCGTCACCATTGGGGCGCAAATCACAGTTAGTCTCCAATC encodes:
- the YIP3 gene encoding Yip3p (CAGL0G01452g~Ortholog(s) have role in ER to Golgi vesicle-mediated transport and COPII-coated ER to Golgi transport vesicle, endoplasmic reticulum localization), with product MNQINAMSQLASFSENLSIDNIKSQAMAIKSKFGSLRSVQDFFNIKRLSKPQNFSEIQSRISYNLNYFSSNYGIIIGCLSIYTLLTNLLLLFVICFVFLGLLGIGKLDGQDLNTPFGSFKTTQLYTGLVCIAVPLGFLASPFSTMMWLIGASSVTVLGHAALMEKPIETVFDEETV
- the BOP3 gene encoding Bop3p (CAGL0G01474g~Ortholog(s) have role in cellular response to methylmercury and cytoplasm, nucleus localization), with product MSEDKANHTRSKSVLDVIFGNSVTDWNVSEGTLLKSIDFKIEQEKTKQQYYKLEGLNKTIELLKLATNANIPSSQISRLFGDLSPGSEESSRQSQSTNETKTIPATEFLSPNRNGTVPSSPTNDGVSLRAPVSYRFPANSNGGPPRPVRTHHRTNSPARIGAHAVANLNEVISVKEEPEPNNVLHPSSPLGRKSQLVSNHTRNYSEPSRFFTSSTTLNNITGPVTTVLDFEPHNKNGKGRQPRNSTDMLESDAHKLRNGSKRLGGITKRHRRTRSASSFGVIDLNIINDANSESLEKASINRMMEERKGRAPTLINDNDDRTCSESSSRTESPNRFSRRSSVTKLLNDP